The Solidesulfovibrio sp. genome has a window encoding:
- a CDS encoding radical SAM protein, giving the protein MFGRFTLELEGRRYYGNVSLRECHAFASGPGNYVFDVQGMVAHAIPPQLTRLIAQLGTDPSALIPEAAMTALRDLGLVAGEEDRPAETGPEPVPGVAAGDPTFPVASVGLFLAQECNMRCVYCYGEAGGYAGGGRMDASTALRVVDWLVEHSGNFQLLSLSFFGGEPLLNFPLMRAVVPYARQKATAAGKKMVIGLTTNGTLLTDEVIAFLRDEQVVFAISFDGPPEIHNRQRPFKDGAGSYEQVAANVRKLRNVLPHLAARATLCGETVPLVVKEAAKQAGFTTCSLAPASPVLLRGSGGSASAGPADEGRMQQLLALHRREADELLTAIRARSLTSACPPGALVAMETLLIGQKRHYGCGIGKDMLGIAVNGDIYPCHRFVGLRDMRLGNIADYTPGEPNAYHWAVVIACPSAGGAGPATAAAAAASTTTWPQQGTCTGRIPPCAGKGEPCSRGSSMSWASWMRLTGPTPGIFCANATRGTPRPCSRPDNRRPASVSLLHVRKCETAVPKRGAQNHPAALTGFATARPAPPEDAIQQFPVAKKNGIRLRARPRTPPSAPTRANVCPNVIQNSRVIPYGWPRCYPPRLST; this is encoded by the coding sequence GTGTTCGGCCGCTTCACTCTCGAGCTTGAAGGCCGCCGGTATTACGGCAACGTTTCTCTGCGCGAATGTCACGCCTTTGCCTCTGGCCCCGGCAACTACGTTTTCGACGTACAGGGAATGGTCGCCCATGCCATCCCGCCCCAGCTGACCAGGCTGATCGCCCAGTTGGGGACGGACCCGAGCGCCCTGATCCCCGAGGCGGCCATGACGGCTCTGCGCGACCTGGGGCTCGTCGCCGGCGAAGAGGATAGACCGGCCGAAACCGGCCCGGAGCCTGTACCGGGCGTTGCGGCCGGCGACCCCACCTTCCCGGTGGCGAGCGTCGGCCTGTTCCTGGCCCAGGAATGCAACATGCGTTGCGTCTACTGTTACGGCGAGGCCGGGGGGTACGCCGGCGGCGGCAGGATGGATGCGTCCACGGCCTTGCGGGTCGTGGACTGGCTGGTGGAGCATTCCGGCAATTTCCAACTGCTCAGCCTCAGTTTCTTCGGCGGCGAGCCCCTGCTCAATTTCCCCCTCATGCGCGCCGTCGTTCCCTATGCCAGACAAAAGGCGACGGCGGCCGGAAAGAAGATGGTCATCGGCCTGACCACCAACGGGACGCTTTTGACCGACGAGGTCATCGCCTTTTTGCGGGATGAACAGGTGGTTTTCGCCATCAGTTTCGACGGTCCGCCCGAGATTCACAACCGCCAGCGACCCTTCAAGGACGGCGCGGGATCCTACGAGCAGGTGGCGGCCAATGTCCGCAAGCTGCGCAACGTCCTGCCGCACCTGGCGGCGCGGGCCACGCTTTGCGGCGAAACCGTCCCCCTCGTTGTCAAGGAAGCGGCGAAACAGGCCGGATTTACGACCTGTTCGCTCGCCCCGGCATCGCCAGTCCTGTTGCGCGGCAGCGGCGGCAGCGCGTCCGCAGGGCCAGCGGACGAAGGACGGATGCAACAGCTCTTGGCCTTGCATCGCCGCGAAGCCGACGAGTTGCTGACCGCCATCCGGGCTCGCAGTCTCACCAGCGCCTGCCCGCCCGGTGCGCTGGTGGCCATGGAAACCCTGCTCATCGGCCAAAAGCGCCATTACGGTTGCGGCATCGGCAAGGACATGCTTGGCATCGCCGTCAACGGCGACATCTATCCCTGCCATCGGTTCGTGGGCCTCAGGGACATGCGCCTGGGCAACATCGCGGACTATACGCCCGGAGAACCCAATGCCTATCACTGGGCCGTGGTGATCGCCTGCCCGAGTGCCGGGGGTGCTGGGCCCGCTACTGCTGCGGCGGCAGCTGCTTCTACCACAACATGGCCACAACAGGGGACATGCACCGGCCGCATCCCTCCGTGTGCCGGGAAAGGCGAGCCATGTTCGAGGGGCTCATCCATGTCCTGGGCCAGTTGGATGCGGCTGACCGGGCCTACGCCAGGAATATTCTGCGCGAATGCAACGAGGGGAACGCCGAGGCCCTGTAGCCGGCCTGATAACCGTCGACCGGCTTCAGTGTCATTGCTCCACGTTCGCAAATGTGAAACTGCTGTCCCGAAGCGGGGCGCACAAAATCACCCTGCTGCGCTGACAGGGTTCGCAACAGCCCGCCCTGCGCCTCCTGAGGACGCGATACAACAATTCCCAGTGGCAAAGAAAAACGGAATTCGACTGCGGGCCCGCCCCCGCACTCCGCCGTCTGCCCCTACGCGGGCCAACGTCTGCCCGAATGTTATCCAAAATTCCCGCGTTATCCCGTATGGTTGGCCAAGATGTTATCCACCCCGGTTATCCACATGA
- a CDS encoding ATP-binding protein — protein MSGFDVPISTAIKRFRSKIDFMQPLLEAISNSLEANARNIKIKLFVDRGETLTGEPANKICGYTIEDDGDGFNEKNIKSFLTYMTDYKYDLGCKGIGRITWLKVFTNVTVKSHIKDKIIEFKFNEAFDKDKIKCQAALLSDKPNTKILFFGVRSSYYVRDKVELRTDANLEDIRSLIEGHFLVKLSLLKANDRQFNIEIFFDKSQNIERICNASLIDLREKDFSIKGADNSLNNFKLFYKFFNNTTKQKRATFFCANGRIVKQIPEKISYTSLPENKSSILLLTSKYFDEHVNEERNEFNIPDTRPSLESGLSWELINGCLRYKIDEVLLEYFPTLEEDNDKKISELIDEYPYLARYIRTDTSKIKDKEKILKNSKRLYEQDKENTSIKFKSLLEENNINTDVFYKIIENVQDISARELAEYIVYRKQIIAALQKINNGNEKKESLLHNLFMKMRTESDNENRAVYDNNLWLLDDKYMTYVYAASDFTIEKIKQSIEKESEEIFNTKIRPDLAVFYSSGDDDKYRDAVVVEFKGIGANLDEKSKSFWEINRNAEAIRENIRNIRRVWAYTITKFDDKFRKNIRTQDFEPLFGNGCKDEIYYRYFSKIDAHCYYISVEAILADADARNNVFLDIIKDA, from the coding sequence ATGAGCGGGTTCGATGTACCGATCTCAACAGCTATTAAAAGATTTCGCAGTAAAATTGACTTCATGCAACCATTGCTTGAAGCGATATCCAATTCGCTAGAAGCCAATGCTAGAAATATCAAGATAAAGCTTTTTGTCGACCGAGGAGAGACTCTGACCGGGGAACCCGCCAATAAAATATGTGGCTATACTATTGAAGATGATGGAGATGGATTTAATGAAAAAAATATAAAATCATTTTTAACTTATATGACTGATTATAAATACGACCTTGGGTGCAAAGGAATAGGAAGAATCACTTGGCTCAAAGTCTTTACCAATGTCACTGTAAAAAGTCATATAAAAGATAAAATCATAGAATTTAAATTCAACGAAGCATTTGATAAAGATAAAATCAAATGTCAAGCTGCCCTTCTTTCTGACAAGCCAAATACAAAAATATTGTTTTTTGGAGTAAGAAGCTCCTACTACGTACGAGACAAAGTCGAACTAAGAACAGATGCCAACCTTGAAGACATACGGTCGTTAATAGAAGGACATTTCCTTGTAAAGCTTTCACTTTTAAAGGCAAATGATCGGCAATTTAATATTGAAATATTTTTTGACAAGAGTCAGAACATTGAACGAATCTGCAACGCATCGCTAATTGACCTTAGAGAAAAAGATTTTTCGATTAAAGGAGCCGACAATTCTCTTAATAATTTTAAATTATTTTACAAATTTTTTAATAATACAACAAAACAAAAAAGAGCAACATTCTTTTGCGCAAATGGAAGAATTGTTAAACAAATTCCTGAAAAAATATCCTATACTTCATTGCCAGAAAATAAGTCTTCAATACTACTATTGACATCAAAATATTTTGACGAACATGTCAATGAAGAAAGAAATGAATTTAATATCCCTGATACGAGGCCGAGCTTAGAAAGTGGTCTATCATGGGAATTAATAAACGGATGCTTGAGGTACAAGATAGACGAAGTATTACTAGAATATTTTCCTACCCTTGAAGAAGATAATGATAAAAAAATATCCGAGCTTATCGATGAGTATCCCTACCTTGCTAGGTACATAAGAACAGACACCTCAAAGATTAAGGACAAGGAAAAAATACTTAAAAACTCGAAGAGATTATATGAACAGGACAAAGAAAATACTTCGATAAAGTTCAAAAGCCTACTAGAAGAGAATAATATCAATACAGATGTTTTTTATAAAATAATTGAAAATGTTCAAGACATATCGGCTAGAGAGCTGGCAGAATATATCGTTTATAGAAAACAAATTATCGCAGCACTCCAAAAAATCAATAATGGAAATGAAAAAAAAGAATCTCTATTGCATAATTTATTCATGAAAATGCGAACGGAATCTGACAATGAAAACCGTGCCGTTTACGACAACAATCTATGGCTTTTAGATGATAAATACATGACATATGTTTATGCAGCAAGCGATTTTACTATTGAGAAAATTAAGCAATCCATTGAAAAAGAATCAGAAGAAATATTCAATACCAAAATTCGACCAGATCTAGCAGTCTTTTACTCGAGTGGCGATGATGATAAATATCGCGATGCTGTTGTTGTTGAATTTAAAGGAATTGGCGCAAACCTTGATGAGAAGTCAAAGTCATTTTGGGAAATCAATAGGAATGCTGAAGCAATTAGAGAAAACATTAGAAATATTAGAAGAGTTTGGGCTTACACGATAACTAAATTTGATGATAAGTTTAGAAAAAATATTAGGACTCAAGATTTTGAACCTTTATTCGGAAATGGATGTAAAGATGAGATATATTATAGATATTTTTCAAAAATAGACGCACATTGTTATTATATATCTGTAGAAGCCATCTTAGCAGATGCCGACGCGCGAAACAACGTATTTCTCGACATAATAAAGGACGCATAA